A single region of the Candidatus Protochlamydia amoebophila UWE25 genome encodes:
- a CDS encoding IS1-like element ISCpr1 family transposase (programmed frameshift) gives MRCTHCGSDLVKKNGYTRHEKQNFRCLECGKQWSENKEAKIINEQTKELVRKALLEKVSLNGICRIFDVSMPWLLDFINFIINDLPEDLNAQVTCCEKDELEVAKLEVDELWNFVGNKKNDQWLWLILHKKSRQVLAMQVGPRDKKTAELLFAKLPESFKKKALYFTDKFNVYYETIPWSQHQPVSKQSGQTSYIERFNYTLRQRCARLVRKTLSFSKKLTNHIGLIKYFICDYNRQLRALPI, from the exons ATGAGATGTACGCACTGTGGCTCAGATTTGGTAAAGAAGAATGGTTATACAAGACATGAAAAGCAAAATTTTCGCTGTTTAGAGTGTGGCAAACAGTGGAGCGAAAATAAGGAAGCTAAAATCATTAACGAACAAACAAAGGAACTTGTCAGAAAAGCTCTTTTAGAAAAGGTATCTTTGAATGGAATTTGTAGAATTTTTGATGTAAGCATGCCATGGCTGCTAGATTTTATTAATTTCATTATCAATGATTTGCCTGAGGATTTAAATGCACAAGTCACATGTTGTGAGAAAGATGAATTGGAAGTGGCTAAACTTGAAGTAGATGAGCTATGGAATTTTGTAGGAAATAAGAAAAATGATCAGTGGTTATGGCTCATCTTGCATAAAAAAAGTCGTCAAGTGCTTGCTATGCAAGTGGGTCCTCGAGATAAAAAAACCGCTGAGCTTCTTTTTGCAAAACTACCCGAATCAT TTAAAAAAAAAGCCCTCTATTTCACTGATAAGTTTAATGTCTATTATGAAACCATTCCTTGGAGTCAACATCAACCAGTTAGCAAGCAATCTGGTCAGACAAGCTACATTGAAAGATTTAATTATACTCTCAGACAAAGATGTGCAAGACTTGTAAGGAAAACACTTTCATTTTCTAAAAAACTAACTAATCACATTGGGTTAATAAAATACTTTATTTGTGATTACAATAGGCAATTGAGAGCCTTACCTATTTAG
- a CDS encoding F-box-like domain-containing protein, translated as MGPVNSTSPLQKIIPVEVNLQILSFLGKRDLQAIACTCKIFENLSKDFQIWKPKTEIEFGELVAKGAKQPHKS; from the coding sequence ATGGGTCCAGTTAATAGTACGTCACCACTTCAAAAAATTATTCCAGTTGAAGTCAATTTACAAATCCTTTCATTTTTAGGAAAAAGAGACCTACAAGCAATTGCCTGCACATGCAAAATATTTGAAAATTTATCAAAGGATTTTCAAATATGGAAACCCAAAACTGAAATTGAATTTGGGGAATTGGTAGCTAAAGGAGCGAAACAACCCCATAAGAGTTGA